From Bdellovibrionales bacterium:
AAGAGAAATCTTTAGCATTCTGGCGCTCACGTTTTTATTCATCATTATCGCGTGGTTTGAGTTCCGAGTCTTTTTCACCAGTAAAGACCTTCCTTTTGAGTACTCCATTTTCTTCTTTGGACTGGTGAACTTTAACCTCGTTCTTTTACTTTGGTTATTCTTCCTTATTTTTCGAAATCTCTTTAAGGCGTTTATTGAGCAGAAGCGCGGCGTGGGGGGCAGTTCGCTCCGATCGCGGCTTATTCTTAGCTTTTTTGTTTTCTCTTCGGTTCCAACGCTTCTGATGTTTGTCGTCTCAGTGATTTATATCAACACCAGTTTCGATAAGTGGTTTAGCGAAAAGATGACAGATGTGATGAAGGGGGCCTTGGAAGTCACCACCCATTTCTATGCGGACAGCAAAAAGAAAAACTTCTACGCCGCCCACATGATCGCCCAGAAGGTTCAATATGCAGGAACCAATCAAGACATTCTTTACGTACTTCGTCAGCAGCAGCAGATCTATAATCTAGATTCGGTGGAGTACTATGATGATTTGGTCGATGAACGGCTTTTAGTGATGTCGGGCGACCAGGCCTTTCCCGAAGTTCCCCGAGCCTCCATTGAGTTTTTAGAAAAAGGCATCAAGCAAAATGCCGAGGCCAGCACGGTCCACGAATACACTCGTGGAAACCTGATTCGCGCGATGGTTCCTGTAAAGGGTCGACGGGCCGTTGTCATTGCGTCTTCCTACGTTCCGCTGTCGCTGATCTCCAACATGAATACGATTGGGTCGGTCTATGAGGATATCAAAGGGGATCGAAGCCCAATTCAGAATAATCTAAGATCGATATTTATCATCATTCTCATATTAATGACCCTGGTCATTTTGTTTTGTTCCTCTTGGTTTGGATTCTATATGGCCCAGCATCTCTCAAAGGCTCTATCCGAGCTAGGCAAAGCGACCAAAAGAGTGGCCCAAGGAAACTACGAGCGTGTGGAAGTGAATTTTGGCGAAACGGAAGTGATAGACCTGGCGAAAAACTTTAATGCCATGGTCGCGCAGCTGGAGTCCTCACAGATCGAGATCAACCAGGCCACCACCAGCTTGCAGCAAACCCTGGCGCGCTTGGATGAACGTAGTCGATATATCGAAGTGGTGCTCTCTAACGTGAGTACGGCGGTGATTTCACTGGATGCCGACGATAATATCACAACCATCAATGAGCGAGCTTCGAGATTATTTAAACTCAAAGTGAAAGACTATTTGGGGCGGGCGCTCAAAGACGTCATCGGCGAGACCTACTATCGACTTTATCGTCAGCTTTTTAGCAGTATGTCTCGGTACGAATTGAGCAAGATGACTCGTCAGATGGACTTTGAGATCAACGGCTTAGAGTTCCCCGCCCTGTTTACAATTTCCAAGTTGACCGATGATAAGGGGGAGGAAGTGGGCAAAGTCCTGAGTATCGATGACCTCACGGATGTCCTTAAGTCGCAAAAAGTTGAGGCCTGGAAAGAAGTGGCGCGAAGAATCGCTCACGAAATTAAGAATCCGCTGACTCCCATCAAGCTTTCAGCGCAACGGCTGCAAAAAAAGTTTGGCCACCAGATTAATGACGAAGCTTTTAAGGCCTGTATTGACATGATTATCCAGCAGACCGACGAGATGAAGAATCTGGTGAATGCTTTTGCGGATTACGCCCGGATGCCGGTGGTCAATCGCGAACTCAACGATATGAATGAGCTCATTAATCAGGTTACGGTCTTTTACAAAGAGGCTTACAAAAAAATTCACTTTGAGATTCAGCCCGACGCCCAGTTGCTCAGCTTCTTCTTTGATAAAGAGCAGGTGAAGAGAGTCCTGATCAATCTCATCGAAAACGCGACGATGGCTGTTGCCGAAAAAGCCTCGCCGCTCATTGCAATTACTACGATGATGGACCCTGCGAGGCAGATCGTTCAGATTTCCGTCAAAGATAACGGGATCGGCGTCCCTGAGGAGAATTATGCTAAGTTATTTGAACCTTACTTTAGCACGAAACCGTCGGGGTCGGGTTTAGGACTTGCGATTGTCAGTAAAGTTATTGAAGACCATGGTGGCGTGGTGCGCGCTTGTGCTAACGAACCCAATGGATTAAATATTATTATCGAGCTGCCTTATAAACTCACCATGAGCGAGAAAGAAAAAAATGTATAATGAATCTAGCGAACAAAAGATTTTAATTATCGACGACGAACAACCGATTCGTGAGGTGCTAAGCGCCTCCCTAAGTGATGAAGGGTATATTGTAGAAACAGCCAAAGACGGTGAAGATGGCGTCGCTAAAATTCAATCCTTTAAGCCGGACGTCGCCTTACTTGATGTCTGGATGCCAGGGAAGTACGATGGAATCGGCGTCCTTAAAATCGCTCGCGAGAAATTTCCAAATGTGGACTTCATCGTGATGTCGGGCCACGGAACCATTGAGACCGCAGTGCAGGCGGTAAAGTTGGGAGCGTGGGATTTTATCGAAAAACCCATTTCTTTTGATAAAATCTCGATTCTTCTTAAAAATATTTTATCGTTTCAAAAAGAACGCTCTGAAAAGAAAAATCTCCTCTACAAATTGCGAGAAAATATTGCCATTGTAGGTAACAGTAACGAGCTCAAACAACTGAAGCAATTGGTTGTAAAACTAGCGCCTTCGGCTCACTGGGTTTTAGTAGAGGGTGAGCGAGGTACGGGCAAAGAGTTAGTCGCTAATAATATTCACTATCTGAGTCCTCGGGCGAGTTATTCATTTGTGGATGTTAAATGCGCGCAGGTTCCAGAGGATCTCATCGAAGGTGAGCTATTCGGTTACGAAGAGGGCACACTGGTCGGAACGAATGAAGAACGTCGCGGCCGTTTTGATTTAGCTCACCGAGGCACTTTATTTTTCGACGATATCGATGCTCTTGATCTTTCGATTCAAGACAAAATTTATCGCTATTTGCAGTCCGGAAAGATTCAACGCAAGGACGGATCGCACAACATCGAACTCGATGTGCGAGTGATCGCCGGCACCACTAAAAACTTAAGTAAAGAGGTCGCTGAGGGGCGCTTCCACGCCGATCTCTATGCCCGATTGAATCTCGTCCCCCTCAAATTGACTCCACTGCGCTCGCGCAAGACGGATATCGAATCCCTCCTTAACTATTATAGTTCTAAGTTTGCTTCATCGAGTGGATATGAGCTTAAAAAGTGGACCGCTCCGGCTTTGGAACTCTTAATGAGTTACGAGTGGCCCGGGAACGTAAAGGAACTCAAAAATTTTATCGAACGAATTTATATTCTGACTCCGGAAGAGACCATCGATGTGCATGATATCAAGTTCGCTGGACTTCAAGGAATGTCATCCTCGGCTTACAACGAAATCGGAAATTTCCGAGATGCTCGGGCCCAATTCGAAAAAGAATATATCCTTGCTAAAATTAGCGAATATAACGGGAATATCAGTAAAACGGCTGAGGCCATTGGGCTTGAGCGCAGTTATCTTCATCGAAAAATAAAATCTTTTGGCATCGAGATCGAATAGTCAGCGTCTAAATTTTGTTCAAACCTGTAAAATCCACAAACTTTCTAGAGTTAGTGGATATTTACCCTTGAAGCTGGCAAATTTTCGATATCTTCCAAAGGACAAAATAATGAAGGTTATCGCATTTTTGACTCTGATTCTCCTATCGCTTTCCGTATCGGCAAAGTCTGACGAAACCATTTTAGAATATAGTTTTGGAAATGCCGGCCAAGGCAGCCGATTTGCGGTGAAAGCCGACGGAACTGTGGAACATGTGGAGCGCGTGAAGGATGTGGACTCAGTGATCCCCTCGGGAAATATCGAAAAGAGCGACCTGATTGTGCTCAAGGATTACATCGCTAAGGCCATGGTGGCATCTTCAGAATCTCGAACCTGTCTGTATCGCGACAACGGAGCTTACGGAACATTTAAAGTTTATCGCGAGGGAGAGAGTTCGGTCATCCGCTCTATGACCTCGTTTGGTCCTAAACATTGCATGGCCACGATCAATCAGTCAGATGCGGCAAAAGCCTTGGAATTCTTTGTAAATCTTTTTGTTAAAACTCAACTTCCGGCGCTTTAAGTATGATGCTCAAAATTCTCTTCATTGGATTTGCATTTTCTTTTTTTGGAGCTACGACCCAGGCCGACGACAATACCATCTCCGATTACGCGCAGGTGATTTACGATTGCGACACCTCGGGGATGCTTCTTGCGAAATTTACCCACGGAATTATTTTTTTTGAGATTGCCTACCGAGATGACGGTCCACCCCTCGGTCGATTTAATATTTACGTCAAATCCCTCGATCAGGTAAAGACCTGCGAGGATGCTCGTCGCGCGTTCGACGGGCTTCTTCAACTTTGGCAATCGGTGGGTGTGGATTTTCAGAAAGAGTATATTGAATCTGCTGACGGTCAGTTTCAGCTAGATCGTCTTTCGAAAAGGCTAAAGTCTCAGCTCCGTCGTTAATAGGCTAGGCCTTAAGGGCTTTTTTAAGATCGGCACGTACACTCTCAGGCACATATTTTTGAATGGCCTTTTCCCAGCCCTCAGGGCCCACTAGCCCCTTAGCCATGCTTGAACTTACCTGAGCGAGATCATTCGGTGGGATGAGATAAACCGTTTCCACTCGTGGAGCGATTTCTCGATTCACCTGGTTCATCATCAATTCATAATCGAAATCTTTGTTACTGCGAATTCCGCGGACCAAGTATCCTATTTTGGACTCTTCCGCATATTTCACTAGAAATTTATTATTAATGACTTCGATGCGGATTTTTTTGTAGAGGCGATGATTTTTAAGAGCCTCTTCAATATGTTTTTTTCGCTGTTTGACTGAAAACATATATTTCTTGCTCGGATTCTCACCGATGGCGACCACGAGCTCGTCAAATAGTTCGGCCCCCTTCTTGATCACCCAGAGGTGGCCTAATGTGAGAGGATCGAAGCTTCCGGCATAAATCGCTTTTTTGATGGTGTTGCTCATATCTTCAAAACATCCCCCACACCTAGTTTTCAGTCAACCCGGTTCCGGCAGGATTCCGCTGAATCTTCCCGGTTTCGGGGAGAGTTCGAGCAGTTTTTCTCAGCGAAAACGGCAGTTTGAAAGCCTTGCCCCCTATCCATTTTCCATGTAGTTTTAATTCATATGAAATGGTCAAAAACTTTCCAGTTTACTACTAAAGATGCGCCCAGTGACGCCGAGATTATCAGCCATCAGCTCTTAATGAGAGCTGGGTTTATGAAAAAGGTCGCCCCAGGTATTTTCACATATTCCGTTTTTGGATTACGAGCGATTCGTAAGCTCGAAAACATCATCCGCGAGGAGTTGGCGCGTATTTCTTGCCAAGAAATACTGATGCCGATGGTCCAGCCCCGAACTCTGTGGGACGAGTCCGGTCGTTGGCCGCACATGGGAGAGCTTCTTAAGTTTAAAAATAAGAACGATCATGATTTCTGTTTGGGGGCGACGCACGAGGAAGTGGTCAGCGATTACGTCCGTAAAGATTTGCGCAGCTATCGAGATCTCCCGATTAGCCTTTATCAAATCCAAACGAAATACCGCGACGAGATTCGCCCCCGGTTTGGGCTTATGCGCGGCCGTGAATTCTTAATGAAAGATGCTTACACTTTTGATGAGACCAAAGAGCAAGCCCTCGAAAGTTACGAAAAAATGCGGGGTGCTTATCATCGCATCTTCGAGCGTTTAGGTTTAGAGTTTCGCGCCGTCGAAGCGGATACAGGCGCTATCGGTGGAAATCTTTCTCACGAGTTTCAGGTGTTGGCCGAATCGGGGATGGATAAGCTGATGACCTGCGAATCCTGTAATTATGCATCGAACGAAGAGATCACTCCGATTGTAACTTCGGCATCAACAAATAACGAGTCTGAGCTACCTCTCGAGAAATTTGCCACTCCTGGAATGAAGAAAATCTCGACCCTATCGAAGGGTTTAAATATTCCAGAGAATGAGTTAGTGAAAACATTTTTTGTTAAATTCGTTCACGGTGGCGATGTGCAGTTTATGGCCGTTTTATGCCCCGGGGATCGCGAAGTGAATTTGATTAAGGTCAAAAAGGTCGTCGGAGAAACTGTAGAGCCGATCTTGGCCACGGACGAAGAAGTTTTCCAGGTTTCAAAAGCTCATCCCGGAAGTTGTGGTCCCGTCGGGCTCACTATTCCGGTGGTTCTCGACAGCGCCTTAACTCATCGCAAGAATTTTATCGTCGGTGCGAACCAGGATGGCTTTCACTACAAAAACACGTGCATCGGGCGCGATTTTAAAGCCGCGTTCACCGGTGACGTCGGCCTGGCCGTCTCGGGAGATACGTGCCCGAACTGCGGCAACAAACTCAAATCTGTGCGCGGCAGTGAAGTCGGCCACATTTTTTATCTCGGGAAGAAGTACGCCGAGCCCATGGGAGTCAAATTTCTCGATCAAGCGGGGAATACTCAAATCACAGAAATGGGTTGCTACGGAATCGGTGTGACACGCACGGTACAGGCCGCTATTGAGCAGTCTCACGACAAAGATGGCATCATCTGGCCGGCGAGCATTGCGCCCTTTGTGGTGCATTTCTGTTTGTTAGATAAGGACGAAGACATTCTAAGCACCGTTGATCAGCTCACTCAGATCTTGGACGACAACCATATCGATTATTTTATTGACGATCGGGACGAGCGGCCCGGGGTGAAATTTAAAGATGCGGACCTTTTGGGTTCTCCACTACGGGTGACCATGGGTAAGAAAACTCAACAGGCGGGATCCGTGGAGTTTGCTATTCGTAAAACCAAAGAGCAAAAAATGATTCCCATCGAGCAGGCCGGTGCATTTATGGTCGAAACTTGTCGGAATTTTTTTAAACCTAGCTCCCAGACAAAGAAGTCCTTATGAGAAAACAATCTTCCGAACAATTGAGATGGGTTGTCGGCGATCACGCGTGCGCGGAAGCGCTCCGAGTGTTCCCTCAGGATGTGCGCGAGGTTTGTTTTATCAATACCGATCAAGCCGAAAAAGCTCCTTGGAGCGACTTGCTCAAAAAATTTAAAGGGAAACCGCAGGCTCGAGGAGCCAAATTTTTTAATAGTCTCACTGATTTTGGCCACCAGGGCGTGGCGGTGTCGGTGGCGGCCACTCCCGAATGGAATACCGAGCGCGAAGGCACGTCCTCATTTGTATTGCTCGACGGCGTCGAAGATCCGCACAATTTGGGTGCGATTATCCGAACGTCGTGGCTGATGGGCGTTAATGGTGTGGGAATTACGGAGCACCGGTCCACAAAAGTCACCCCGGCCGCAAGCAAAGTGGCGTCAGGCGGTTGCGAGCATGTCCCCGTGCAAGAAATTCATTTTGTGAATTTTCTCGAAGACGTTAAAAAGCAAGGCTATTGGGTTTACGGGTTCTCCGAAAAGGGAACGAAGACTCTATATCAAACAGAATTTGCGGAGAAATCCATTTTTGTCTTCGGGAGCGAAGAAAAGGGAATTCGCAGCACCGTTTTGTCGGCCTGTGACGAAGTTTTAAGCATTCCGCAAACCTCTGCTGATGCGAGCTACAATGTCTCTGTTTCGGTCGGTGTAGCGTTGGGTGAGTTTCAGCGGCAGCAGCGTTGGTCCAAGAAATCAAAATAACTTCGTGGACTTGATTGAAAGTTTGTTGACTCACTTCACGAAGTTCCGTAAATCCTGCTGTCTAAAGTTAGCAAAGTCTTTTTTGCATACGCGCTGAATTAGCTCAATTGGTAGAGCAACTGATTTGTAATCAGTAGGTTGGGGGTTCGAGTCCCTCATTCAGCACCATCATTAAAGATTCCCGAGCGGAGGGATACCCAAGTGGCCAAAGGGGACAGACTGTAAATCTGTTGGCGTATGCCTTCGAAGGTTCGAATCCTTCTCTCTCCACCAATTTTGTCGTCCCGAGCGTATGCGAAGGATCTCAAAACCGGGAAATTTGCAGAAACTCGACAGAACATTACGGTTTATTGCGGTCACTAACATCTAGCGGCATTACGGCGTTTTTCGCCTTTCTGTTGCTTAAAGTCGTATTCCGAAATAAAAAAACGGATGTTTTAAAAATTTTTTTGAGCGGGAGTAGCTCAATTGGCTAGAGTATCAGCCTTCCAAGCTGAGGGTTGCGGGTTCGAGACCCGTCTCCCGCTCCACTTTGCCGGCGCTTTATAGGCCGATGTGGCTCAGTGGTAGAGCGCGCCCTTGGTAAGGGCGAGATCGAGAGTTCGATTCTCTCCATCGGCACCACACCTTCAAGTGGTGACGGCGAGAGGCCCTAACGCTGGCTTAGAATTTTTTTGTAACGGATTTGATAATTAACAAGCTCTTATAGGAGGCGATAGACATGTCAAAAGAGAAGTTTAATAGAAGTAAACCTCACGTCAATATCGGTACCATTGGTCACGTTGATCACGGTAAAACATCATTGACTGCGGCGATCACAAAAGTTCTTGCTGAAGCAGGCGGAGCTACAGCTCTTGC
This genomic window contains:
- a CDS encoding PAS domain-containing protein — protein: MLSRELPKPEKRKRKREIFSILALTFLFIIIAWFEFRVFFTSKDLPFEYSIFFFGLVNFNLVLLLWLFFLIFRNLFKAFIEQKRGVGGSSLRSRLILSFFVFSSVPTLLMFVVSVIYINTSFDKWFSEKMTDVMKGALEVTTHFYADSKKKNFYAAHMIAQKVQYAGTNQDILYVLRQQQQIYNLDSVEYYDDLVDERLLVMSGDQAFPEVPRASIEFLEKGIKQNAEASTVHEYTRGNLIRAMVPVKGRRAVVIASSYVPLSLISNMNTIGSVYEDIKGDRSPIQNNLRSIFIIILILMTLVILFCSSWFGFYMAQHLSKALSELGKATKRVAQGNYERVEVNFGETEVIDLAKNFNAMVAQLESSQIEINQATTSLQQTLARLDERSRYIEVVLSNVSTAVISLDADDNITTINERASRLFKLKVKDYLGRALKDVIGETYYRLYRQLFSSMSRYELSKMTRQMDFEINGLEFPALFTISKLTDDKGEEVGKVLSIDDLTDVLKSQKVEAWKEVARRIAHEIKNPLTPIKLSAQRLQKKFGHQINDEAFKACIDMIIQQTDEMKNLVNAFADYARMPVVNRELNDMNELINQVTVFYKEAYKKIHFEIQPDAQLLSFFFDKEQVKRVLINLIENATMAVAEKASPLIAITTMMDPARQIVQISVKDNGIGVPEENYAKLFEPYFSTKPSGSGLGLAIVSKVIEDHGGVVRACANEPNGLNIIIELPYKLTMSEKEKNV
- a CDS encoding sigma-54 dependent transcriptional regulator, with the translated sequence MYNESSEQKILIIDDEQPIREVLSASLSDEGYIVETAKDGEDGVAKIQSFKPDVALLDVWMPGKYDGIGVLKIAREKFPNVDFIVMSGHGTIETAVQAVKLGAWDFIEKPISFDKISILLKNILSFQKERSEKKNLLYKLRENIAIVGNSNELKQLKQLVVKLAPSAHWVLVEGERGTGKELVANNIHYLSPRASYSFVDVKCAQVPEDLIEGELFGYEEGTLVGTNEERRGRFDLAHRGTLFFDDIDALDLSIQDKIYRYLQSGKIQRKDGSHNIELDVRVIAGTTKNLSKEVAEGRFHADLYARLNLVPLKLTPLRSRKTDIESLLNYYSSKFASSSGYELKKWTAPALELLMSYEWPGNVKELKNFIERIYILTPEETIDVHDIKFAGLQGMSSSAYNEIGNFRDARAQFEKEYILAKISEYNGNISKTAEAIGLERSYLHRKIKSFGIEIE
- the coaD gene encoding pantetheine-phosphate adenylyltransferase, giving the protein MSNTIKKAIYAGSFDPLTLGHLWVIKKGAELFDELVVAIGENPSKKYMFSVKQRKKHIEEALKNHRLYKKIRIEVINNKFLVKYAEESKIGYLVRGIRSNKDFDYELMMNQVNREIAPRVETVYLIPPNDLAQVSSSMAKGLVGPEGWEKAIQKYVPESVRADLKKALKA
- a CDS encoding proline--tRNA ligase, whose amino-acid sequence is MKWSKTFQFTTKDAPSDAEIISHQLLMRAGFMKKVAPGIFTYSVFGLRAIRKLENIIREELARISCQEILMPMVQPRTLWDESGRWPHMGELLKFKNKNDHDFCLGATHEEVVSDYVRKDLRSYRDLPISLYQIQTKYRDEIRPRFGLMRGREFLMKDAYTFDETKEQALESYEKMRGAYHRIFERLGLEFRAVEADTGAIGGNLSHEFQVLAESGMDKLMTCESCNYASNEEITPIVTSASTNNESELPLEKFATPGMKKISTLSKGLNIPENELVKTFFVKFVHGGDVQFMAVLCPGDREVNLIKVKKVVGETVEPILATDEEVFQVSKAHPGSCGPVGLTIPVVLDSALTHRKNFIVGANQDGFHYKNTCIGRDFKAAFTGDVGLAVSGDTCPNCGNKLKSVRGSEVGHIFYLGKKYAEPMGVKFLDQAGNTQITEMGCYGIGVTRTVQAAIEQSHDKDGIIWPASIAPFVVHFCLLDKDEDILSTVDQLTQILDDNHIDYFIDDRDERPGVKFKDADLLGSPLRVTMGKKTQQAGSVEFAIRKTKEQKMIPIEQAGAFMVETCRNFFKPSSQTKKSL
- a CDS encoding RNA methyltransferase, with the translated sequence MRKQSSEQLRWVVGDHACAEALRVFPQDVREVCFINTDQAEKAPWSDLLKKFKGKPQARGAKFFNSLTDFGHQGVAVSVAATPEWNTEREGTSSFVLLDGVEDPHNLGAIIRTSWLMGVNGVGITEHRSTKVTPAASKVASGGCEHVPVQEIHFVNFLEDVKKQGYWVYGFSEKGTKTLYQTEFAEKSIFVFGSEEKGIRSTVLSACDEVLSIPQTSADASYNVSVSVGVALGEFQRQQRWSKKSK